A single genomic interval of Bradyrhizobium sp. AZCC 1693 harbors:
- a CDS encoding PEP-CTERM sorting domain-containing protein — protein MVFDFICSPLEEFNMSLRSRLLIALSTTLLGSTAASAGLVTVTSYEMNNGNGATQFTVPTGAQNYFDWTYTQTGQGSPTANASQNGSNQLVPNNAAPKDAPLSGGTGKLTDGVVATLGYSAVSSGTGNVSNAYYSGPSQYVGWKYQDPTILFNLTSGQSVSSISLYVAAYNPLLGDANGLVAAPASVQLTINGVPVGVMYSLTSINDNTAMITLTGFGSISSNLQFGLTLYRGSLQQDGINYYNDHVKGYNPADPYNTANCVTFCDPDSGIYSSGFRQEAALGQTGELAPNSGKEPWIMLSEVEFLTTPVPEPSTWIMMIAGFAGLGFMAYRRTAKPALAIA, from the coding sequence ATGGTGTTCGATTTTATTTGTTCACCTCTTGAGGAATTTAATATGTCGCTGCGGTCTCGTTTGCTCATTGCCCTCTCAACAACCTTGCTGGGCTCTACGGCTGCATCAGCCGGACTGGTCACTGTCACCAGTTACGAGATGAACAACGGTAATGGCGCTACCCAATTTACCGTGCCGACCGGTGCCCAGAATTATTTCGACTGGACCTATACGCAGACGGGCCAAGGCTCGCCTACTGCGAATGCGAGCCAGAACGGATCTAACCAGCTCGTTCCAAACAATGCAGCACCGAAGGATGCGCCGCTTAGCGGCGGAACCGGAAAGCTGACGGACGGCGTCGTCGCGACGCTGGGTTACTCGGCCGTGAGCAGCGGCACGGGTAACGTTTCGAATGCTTATTATTCCGGCCCCTCCCAGTATGTCGGTTGGAAATACCAGGATCCGACTATCCTGTTTAATCTCACCTCGGGGCAGAGTGTGAGCTCGATTTCGCTCTATGTGGCCGCTTACAATCCGCTTCTCGGTGATGCCAATGGCCTTGTTGCGGCACCGGCCAGCGTTCAACTGACCATCAACGGTGTTCCGGTCGGCGTGATGTATTCGTTGACGTCTATCAATGACAACACGGCCATGATCACCCTCACCGGGTTCGGCTCTATCTCGTCCAATCTGCAATTTGGTTTGACGCTTTATCGCGGCTCGCTCCAGCAGGACGGCATCAATTATTACAACGATCACGTGAAGGGTTATAATCCCGCAGACCCGTACAACACGGCCAATTGCGTGACCTTCTGCGATCCGGACTCCGGTATTTACAGCAGCGGTTTCCGTCAGGAAGCTGCACTCGGCCAAACCGGGGAGCTGGCGCCCAACTCGGGTAAGGAACCCTGGATCATGCTCAGCGAGGTGGAGTTCCTGACAACTCCCGTTCCCGAGCCCTCGACCTGGATTATGATGATCGCCGGTTTTGCCGGTCTCGGCTTCATGGCTTATCGCCGCACGGCCAAGCCTGCGCTGGCGATCGCCTAA